The following coding sequences are from one Cystobacter fuscus DSM 2262 window:
- a CDS encoding TetR/AcrR family transcriptional regulator: MDRVKTLRADGRRNRERIVAAAAELVGRDGARASLEEIARRAGVGSATLHRHFPSRRALLEAVFRVGVAQLCERAAAQPGEDPSAELAAWLEEVTVYTATHRGLAAALLAGPDGLSPEELCSTGMLLDVLEVLVARASSVGALHAGATAEDLMLLANAIAVATEDDPTTASRLLRLALSGIRSENRNGPPSRPGRARAPTRSRRSRSPLST; this comes from the coding sequence GTGGATCGTGTGAAGACGTTGCGAGCGGACGGCCGACGCAACCGGGAGCGGATCGTCGCCGCCGCCGCGGAGCTGGTCGGCAGGGATGGCGCGCGGGCGTCGCTCGAGGAGATCGCGCGGCGGGCGGGGGTGGGCTCCGCGACCCTGCACCGACACTTCCCGTCGCGGCGGGCGCTGTTGGAGGCGGTATTCCGCGTCGGCGTCGCGCAGCTCTGTGAACGGGCAGCCGCGCAGCCGGGCGAGGACCCCAGCGCGGAGCTGGCTGCATGGCTCGAGGAGGTGACGGTTTACACCGCGACCCACCGCGGGCTTGCCGCTGCGCTGCTGGCCGGCCCGGATGGCCTCTCGCCAGAAGAGCTCTGCAGCACCGGCATGCTGCTCGACGTGTTGGAGGTTCTGGTGGCACGAGCCTCGTCCGTGGGCGCGCTTCACGCCGGCGCCACCGCGGAGGACCTGATGCTCTTGGCGAACGCGATCGCCGTCGCCACCGAAGACGATCCGACCACCGCGAGCCGGTTGCTGCGCCTCGCGCTCTCCGGCATACGGTCTGAAAACCGGAACGGTCCCCCTTCTCGGCCGGGTCGGGCTCGGGCGCCGACAAGAAGTAGGCGTTCGCGGTCTCCGTTGTCGACGTAG
- a CDS encoding DUF4846 domain-containing protein, which translates to MLGGSPGHTVMVLDVARDAEGRRVALLGQGFTPA; encoded by the coding sequence GTGCTGGGTGGCAGTCCGGGCCACACGGTGATGGTGCTGGACGTGGCGCGCGATGCCGAGGGCCGGCGGGTGGCGTTGCTCGGCCAGGGCTTCACGCCAGCCTGA
- a CDS encoding NmrA family NAD(P)-binding protein has product MSSSAPVLVTAATGRQGGATAWALLAEGNTSVRVMVRSPDAPNAKALAAAGAEVVVGDLDDPRSLRAACAGARAVFSMQSPIVSATGVDYSKEREQGKNLVEAALAEGVGTFVHTATSGVGDHRNVEGWAEGRWKSHEDYWENKLATCELVRNAGFDHWTIILPATFMDHPMIDPAGFADGRRLVTVIRTDRPIGLIAPEDIGKAAAAAINDPVRFKGVTLQLAGDLLTIPQIAEILSRLDGKEYVVQSGTVEEAVAAGLHPGVAQGMTYMNVAPVLARPELARSYGLSPMSFETWARQQRRMA; this is encoded by the coding sequence ATGAGCAGCAGTGCTCCCGTTCTCGTAACCGCCGCCACGGGGCGACAAGGCGGCGCCACCGCATGGGCGCTGCTGGCCGAAGGCAACACATCGGTGCGGGTGATGGTGCGCAGCCCGGACGCGCCGAACGCGAAGGCCCTCGCGGCAGCCGGCGCCGAGGTGGTCGTCGGGGATCTCGACGATCCGCGGTCACTGCGCGCCGCCTGCGCCGGGGCACGGGCGGTGTTCTCGATGCAGTCGCCCATCGTCTCCGCGACCGGCGTTGACTACAGCAAGGAGCGCGAGCAGGGGAAAAACCTCGTCGAGGCCGCGTTGGCCGAAGGCGTCGGCACGTTCGTGCACACCGCGACGTCGGGCGTCGGCGACCACCGTAACGTCGAGGGCTGGGCCGAGGGTCGCTGGAAGTCCCACGAGGACTACTGGGAGAACAAGCTCGCTACCTGCGAACTCGTGCGCAACGCCGGCTTCGACCACTGGACCATCATCCTGCCCGCCACCTTCATGGACCACCCCATGATCGATCCCGCCGGCTTCGCCGACGGGCGCCGGCTGGTCACGGTGATCAGGACCGATCGGCCCATCGGGCTCATCGCCCCGGAGGACATCGGCAAGGCAGCCGCGGCGGCGATCAACGATCCCGTCAGGTTCAAAGGTGTGACGCTGCAGCTCGCCGGCGACCTGCTCACGATTCCCCAGATCGCCGAGATCCTCTCGCGCCTCGACGGCAAGGAGTACGTAGTGCAGTCGGGCACGGTCGAGGAGGCCGTCGCCGCCGGCCTGCATCCCGGCGTGGCGCAGGGCATGACGTACATGAACGTCGCCCCGGTGCTGGCACGGCCCGAGCTCGCGCGCTCCTACGGTCTCTCGCCCATGAGCTTCGAGACGTGGGCTCGCCAGCAGCGAAGGATGGCCTGA
- a CDS encoding sensor histidine kinase, with amino-acid sequence MKPSFQHAPARGFGGVMIASNLRRWRSGWSPATRQALNLFLGCAALFVAYCALGKLNQAFIFPPRNAIFWLPSGLALAWFLRTPRSHWPAYLLAIFGADVWIGSWHGFPLSIIVAWALVSALLPLLGAWLLRQPSGHPFVFSHAEDIIRLALLAAGVGAFPCALIAAAANVTWLEAGSYWTKVATWWTSDALGVILLTPFFLVWTEPASPRFGRAVEALALLALLMTVGWWVFASTQPREFDAALPFLLLPLIAWPALRLGARGATAATVILDLMATWHTVHERGPFAMLSMTVGTRILNLQLYISFLNLFVLILAVVVVKERQARAAAQQAEQRARFLAAASESLSASLDYEESLSALPRLCVQSLADWCVLDVVEDNTLRRQGSAHRDPSKLRLLGELAERYSPHNRSPQPAAQVLRTGEPLLLPRTTDDVIRNYSADDENVRLIRELGTHTAMAIPLALRGKMIGVLTLASANPGLAYSSTDIVFVSELGRRAAIAIDNARLYRDAQDANRLRDVFVSLAAHELRTPLLPLRLRLQSILRKCARTTSALDPAWLVRELTAAEHQTRRLGQLVDQLLDASSLSSDQPLELHRKRVDLCTVVEGVLESMREQIDASGCQLVRKLQGPALGEWDQRRLEQAVLQLVHNALKFGQRRPVEVSVVPGATSVRLVVRDHGLGMSESEVAGIFDRFSRGVSDRHYGGLGIGLHLVKHHVEAHGGKLSVESQPDAGSTFTLELPAAVRQYTPPASTAHAGEHVEVERLPR; translated from the coding sequence ATGAAGCCATCGTTCCAGCATGCGCCCGCGCGCGGGTTCGGGGGAGTCATGATTGCAAGCAACCTGCGCCGTTGGCGCTCGGGGTGGTCGCCGGCGACGCGGCAAGCGCTCAACTTGTTCCTCGGCTGCGCTGCTCTCTTCGTGGCCTACTGCGCCCTCGGGAAGCTCAACCAGGCTTTCATCTTCCCCCCTCGGAACGCCATATTCTGGCTGCCCAGCGGCCTGGCTCTTGCCTGGTTTCTCCGCACGCCCCGCTCTCATTGGCCCGCCTACCTGCTTGCCATCTTTGGAGCAGATGTGTGGATCGGCTCATGGCATGGCTTCCCACTCTCCATCATCGTGGCTTGGGCGCTGGTCTCCGCTCTGCTGCCTCTCCTCGGGGCCTGGCTGTTACGCCAGCCGTCGGGCCACCCTTTCGTGTTCAGTCACGCCGAGGACATCATCCGCCTGGCCTTGCTGGCCGCTGGGGTCGGCGCATTCCCATGCGCGCTCATCGCGGCGGCTGCCAACGTCACGTGGTTGGAGGCCGGCTCGTACTGGACGAAAGTGGCCACGTGGTGGACCAGCGACGCCCTTGGGGTGATTCTCCTCACTCCCTTCTTCCTGGTCTGGACGGAGCCCGCGAGCCCTCGCTTCGGTCGCGCTGTCGAAGCCCTGGCCTTGCTCGCGTTGCTGATGACCGTGGGATGGTGGGTGTTCGCCTCCACGCAGCCACGTGAGTTCGACGCGGCGCTTCCTTTTCTCCTTCTCCCCTTGATCGCATGGCCAGCCCTGCGTCTCGGAGCGCGAGGCGCGACGGCTGCCACGGTCATCCTCGATCTGATGGCGACCTGGCACACGGTTCACGAGCGCGGGCCCTTCGCGATGCTGAGCATGACCGTCGGCACACGCATCTTGAACCTGCAGCTCTACATCTCGTTCCTCAACCTGTTCGTGCTGATCCTGGCGGTAGTCGTCGTCAAGGAGCGGCAGGCGCGCGCCGCCGCTCAGCAGGCGGAGCAGCGCGCCAGGTTTCTCGCCGCTGCATCCGAGTCCCTGTCGGCCTCGCTTGACTACGAGGAGAGCCTCTCCGCGCTGCCGCGGCTGTGCGTGCAGTCGCTGGCGGACTGGTGCGTGCTCGACGTCGTCGAGGACAACACGCTTCGGCGCCAGGGTTCCGCGCATCGGGATCCATCAAAGCTGAGACTCCTCGGTGAGCTCGCGGAGCGTTATTCACCCCACAACCGCTCGCCTCAGCCCGCGGCTCAGGTGCTCCGCACGGGCGAGCCTCTCCTGTTGCCTCGGACCACCGACGACGTCATTCGGAACTACAGCGCCGACGATGAGAACGTACGGCTGATCCGGGAACTCGGCACACATACGGCGATGGCCATCCCACTCGCCCTCCGCGGGAAGATGATCGGTGTGCTCACCCTCGCCTCGGCGAACCCTGGCCTTGCATACAGCTCCACCGACATCGTGTTCGTGAGCGAGCTCGGGCGCCGGGCCGCCATCGCCATCGACAACGCGCGCCTCTATCGCGATGCACAGGACGCAAACCGCCTGCGGGACGTCTTCGTGTCCTTGGCCGCGCACGAGCTGCGCACCCCCCTCCTGCCGCTCCGGCTGCGCCTGCAGAGCATCCTGCGCAAGTGCGCTCGGACCACGTCCGCCCTGGACCCGGCCTGGCTCGTCCGGGAACTCACCGCCGCGGAGCATCAGACCCGGCGGCTCGGACAGTTGGTCGATCAGCTCCTCGACGCCTCCAGTCTCAGCTCGGACCAGCCGTTGGAGCTGCACCGCAAGCGAGTGGACCTGTGCACGGTGGTGGAGGGTGTCCTCGAGTCGATGCGGGAGCAGATCGACGCCAGCGGCTGTCAGCTCGTCCGGAAACTGCAAGGTCCAGCCCTGGGGGAGTGGGACCAGCGCCGGCTCGAGCAGGCGGTGCTCCAACTGGTGCACAACGCGCTGAAGTTTGGGCAGAGGAGGCCCGTCGAGGTAAGCGTGGTGCCGGGAGCGACGTCGGTGCGCCTGGTGGTGCGCGACCACGGCCTCGGGATGTCGGAGAGCGAGGTGGCTGGCATCTTCGATCGGTTCTCGCGCGGAGTGTCGGACCGGCATTACGGAGGGCTGGGCATCGGCCTCCATCTCGTGAAACATCACGTGGAGGCACATGGTGGGAAGCTCTCCGTCGAGAGCCAGCCGGATGCGGGCTCCACGTTCACGCTGGAGCTGCCGGCGGCGGTACGCCAATACACTCCGCCTGCCTCCACAGCTCACGCAGGCGAACACGTCGAAGTCGAACGTCTTCCTCGGTAG
- a CDS encoding hybrid sensor histidine kinase/response regulator: MSLSAVPAPRVLVIDDTPSIHQDFHRLLAESEGGASLAELRASLFGMPPPRPKGYRFEVDSAFQGEEGLRRVKAALKEGRPYALAFVDVRMPPGMDGVETTERLWREDPDLQVVLCSAYTDYSWEEVVQRLGISQRLLILHKPFRSMEVRQMAHALAEKWELLRRERRRLAELEQANAQLRRETEERRRLEFKLVQAQKLEALGRLAAGLAHEVNNPLSFIIANLHHVRGELKALAATQPPRDVEELQESCHDALQGCERIQRLVQDVRGFSRGRSFPDAPVALDTVLEDALAMANLTQVPGLRVEWARCPVPPVLADEHGLGQVFLNLIINALHAVAKGPAEPRIRVATGLLADGRVWAEVQDNGHGIAPEDLGRIFEPFFTTKPPGVGTGLGLFICHGLITGFGGELSVESQPGQGATFRVLLPAAPADAPSSAVA, translated from the coding sequence ATGAGTCTCTCAGCCGTGCCCGCGCCGCGTGTCCTGGTCATCGATGACACTCCGTCGATTCACCAGGACTTCCACCGGCTGCTCGCCGAGAGCGAGGGCGGCGCGTCACTCGCGGAGTTGAGGGCCTCGCTCTTCGGCATGCCTCCACCCCGGCCCAAGGGGTATCGCTTCGAGGTGGACTCCGCCTTCCAGGGAGAGGAGGGTCTGCGGCGCGTGAAGGCCGCACTGAAGGAGGGGCGGCCGTACGCCCTGGCCTTCGTCGACGTCCGCATGCCGCCGGGAATGGACGGCGTGGAGACCACCGAGCGCCTCTGGCGGGAGGACCCGGACCTCCAGGTCGTCCTCTGCTCGGCGTACACGGATTACTCCTGGGAGGAGGTGGTGCAGCGGCTGGGCATCAGCCAACGGTTGCTCATCCTCCACAAGCCCTTCAGGAGTATGGAGGTGCGGCAGATGGCCCACGCGCTCGCCGAGAAGTGGGAGCTGCTGCGGCGCGAGCGCAGGCGGTTGGCGGAGCTGGAGCAGGCCAACGCCCAGCTGCGGCGGGAGACGGAGGAGCGCAGGCGGCTGGAGTTCAAGCTCGTCCAGGCCCAGAAGCTGGAAGCGCTGGGGCGGCTCGCCGCCGGGCTGGCGCACGAGGTCAACAACCCCCTCAGCTTCATCATCGCCAACCTCCACCACGTTCGAGGGGAGCTGAAGGCGCTGGCCGCCACCCAACCCCCGCGAGACGTGGAGGAACTCCAGGAGTCCTGCCACGATGCGCTCCAGGGCTGCGAGCGCATCCAACGGCTGGTCCAGGACGTGCGGGGGTTCTCCCGCGGCAGGAGCTTCCCCGACGCGCCGGTGGCGCTGGACACGGTGCTGGAGGATGCCCTCGCCATGGCGAACCTCACCCAGGTGCCGGGGCTCCGGGTCGAGTGGGCGCGGTGTCCGGTGCCGCCCGTTCTCGCCGACGAGCATGGGCTGGGGCAGGTCTTCCTCAACCTCATCATCAACGCCCTCCATGCCGTGGCGAAAGGGCCCGCCGAGCCCCGCATCCGCGTGGCCACGGGCCTGCTCGCGGATGGCCGGGTGTGGGCGGAGGTCCAGGACAATGGCCACGGCATCGCCCCCGAGGACCTGGGCCGCATCTTCGAGCCCTTCTTCACCACCAAGCCGCCGGGCGTGGGCACCGGGCTGGGCCTGTTCATCTGCCACGGCCTCATCACCGGGTTCGGCGGCGAGCTCTCCGTGGAGAGCCAGCCGGGCCAGGGGGCGACCTTCCGCGTCCTGCTGCCAGCGGCCCCCGCCGATGCGCCTTCCAGCGCGGTGGCATGA
- a CDS encoding amidohydrolase family protein: MLAGRPLFLDGSHPRAIHHIGAFVFPARRSSIEEWVRARSDSLIDIVPLTSGRRFQMEPPPVLYPVEPPPPPDEALEEVPEAEIPVAPRQSRYEEDLQARLLDEALGLIGGSAEVAPLLVRLTRGCVARLGGEADEVMEAVLAARTLVLAARMEEPRRFVLPTLGGVRALVGGSPELGALLSAVLLSGPEAGPPAGRSVLAGNDPSPWTYGGRSIDFGGQERMDWKVLFVAGVLGLMGCRTPASSGRVTDSELPTLALVGGTVYPSPEATPIADGVVLISSGRISAVGPRAEVEIPAGATVLDTSGQTLLAGFWNSHVHFTEPWGQGAATLPASELEQHLRDMLLRHGFVHVVDTGSFPEATLALRRRIEAGELMGPSIITAGVPLAPVDGTPRYVPVKLPELRTPEQARAIVKEQLGGGTDAIKLFTGSLTAHPPYPVMPLAIVQAVTEEAHAHGKPVFAHPTNAAGLSAAVEGGVDVVVHTAPMAGPLSDSLHEAMVRRKVALVPTLALFEWELKRANEDPIVLERFTQAGAEQVRNHARLGGRILFGTDVGYMTDDDPRREYVLLRGAGLDPRDILASLTTNPATQFGQEARTGRLAPGLDADVVVIDGDPSRDIEALANVRLVLRQGKIVFRQDTLHR, encoded by the coding sequence TTGCTCGCCGGACGGCCGCTCTTCCTCGATGGCTCCCATCCCCGAGCCATCCACCACATCGGGGCCTTCGTCTTCCCCGCGCGCCGCTCGTCCATCGAGGAGTGGGTGAGGGCGCGGAGCGATTCCCTGATCGACATCGTTCCGCTGACGTCGGGGAGGCGCTTCCAGATGGAGCCCCCACCGGTGCTGTACCCGGTGGAACCGCCTCCGCCTCCGGATGAGGCGCTCGAAGAGGTGCCGGAGGCAGAGATACCCGTGGCGCCCCGCCAGTCGAGGTACGAGGAGGACTTGCAGGCGCGGCTGCTCGACGAGGCCCTGGGGCTGATCGGAGGAAGCGCGGAGGTGGCCCCGCTGCTGGTGAGACTCACTCGTGGCTGTGTGGCGCGGCTGGGAGGAGAGGCCGACGAGGTGATGGAGGCGGTCCTGGCGGCCCGTACACTCGTGCTCGCCGCGCGGATGGAGGAGCCGAGGCGCTTCGTCCTGCCCACGCTCGGGGGCGTGAGAGCGCTCGTGGGAGGGTCTCCGGAGCTGGGCGCGCTCCTCTCGGCGGTGTTGCTCTCGGGACCGGAGGCGGGCCCTCCGGCGGGACGCTCGGTCCTCGCAGGAAATGACCCGTCCCCGTGGACGTACGGAGGACGGAGCATTGACTTCGGAGGGCAGGAGCGCATGGATTGGAAGGTGTTGTTCGTCGCCGGAGTGCTGGGTCTCATGGGGTGCAGGACGCCAGCCAGTTCTGGGAGGGTCACGGACTCAGAACTGCCCACCCTGGCGCTCGTTGGCGGCACGGTCTACCCGTCCCCCGAGGCGACTCCCATCGCGGATGGGGTCGTGCTGATCTCATCGGGACGGATTTCCGCGGTGGGGCCTCGGGCGGAGGTGGAGATTCCAGCGGGGGCGACCGTCCTCGACACCTCGGGCCAGACGCTGTTGGCCGGGTTCTGGAACAGCCATGTCCACTTCACCGAGCCATGGGGACAGGGCGCGGCGACCCTGCCCGCGTCCGAGCTCGAGCAACACCTCCGGGACATGCTGCTGCGCCACGGCTTCGTCCACGTCGTCGATACCGGCTCGTTCCCGGAGGCGACGCTGGCCCTGCGGCGGCGCATCGAGGCCGGCGAGCTGATGGGTCCCAGCATCATCACCGCGGGTGTTCCACTGGCCCCGGTGGATGGCACACCTCGGTACGTTCCGGTGAAGCTGCCGGAGCTCCGGACGCCGGAGCAGGCCAGGGCGATCGTGAAGGAGCAGCTCGGGGGCGGCACGGATGCCATCAAGCTCTTCACCGGCTCCCTCACGGCACACCCACCCTATCCGGTGATGCCGCTCGCCATCGTGCAGGCGGTGACCGAGGAGGCTCATGCGCACGGCAAGCCCGTTTTCGCGCACCCGACGAACGCGGCGGGACTGAGCGCGGCCGTGGAGGGAGGCGTGGACGTGGTGGTGCACACGGCGCCGATGGCCGGTCCGCTATCGGACTCACTCCACGAGGCCATGGTGCGCCGGAAGGTGGCGCTGGTGCCGACGCTCGCCCTGTTCGAGTGGGAGCTGAAACGCGCCAACGAGGATCCCATCGTGCTCGAGCGCTTCACCCAGGCGGGAGCCGAGCAGGTCCGCAACCACGCCCGGCTCGGAGGCCGCATCCTCTTCGGCACGGACGTAGGCTACATGACCGACGACGATCCACGGCGCGAGTACGTGCTGCTGCGGGGAGCGGGGCTCGACCCGCGGGACATCCTGGCGAGCCTGACGACGAACCCCGCGACACAGTTTGGCCAGGAAGCGCGGACTGGTCGGCTCGCGCCGGGACTGGATGCGGATGTGGTGGTCATCGACGGAGACCCGTCCCGGGACATCGAGGCGCTCGCCAACGTGCGCCTGGTGTTGAGGCAGGGGAAGATCGTCTTCCGCCAGGACACGCTCCATCGATGA
- a CDS encoding class I SAM-dependent methyltransferase — MGSALDEVLAGSWRDQKNTARDPYRHPKETLSFFGVTPNQTVVEITPGGGWYSEILAPYLREGGHYVAAVYDEAIPDQPKYRAEQNAKLRALFSGNAAVYGSPEVRAFDPAKPAFGPNGSADTVLTFRNAHNWVDAGSAPAYFKAFFAVLKPGGVLGVVDHRAKPGTNLEIQKKSGYLTEALVIELAQNAGFQLEGKSEVNANPKDTADHPNGVWTLPPANRHDAADDEKYKATGESDRMTLRFVKPRN; from the coding sequence ATGGGCTCCGCGCTCGACGAGGTGCTCGCGGGCTCCTGGCGGGATCAGAAGAATACGGCCCGCGACCCGTACCGCCATCCGAAGGAGACCCTGAGCTTCTTCGGCGTCACCCCCAACCAGACCGTCGTGGAGATCACCCCTGGCGGCGGCTGGTACAGCGAGATCCTCGCGCCCTATCTGCGTGAGGGCGGCCACTATGTCGCCGCCGTGTACGACGAGGCGATCCCCGATCAGCCCAAGTACCGCGCCGAGCAGAACGCGAAGCTGCGCGCGCTGTTCTCCGGCAACGCCGCGGTCTACGGCTCGCCCGAGGTGCGCGCGTTCGATCCCGCGAAGCCCGCCTTCGGCCCCAACGGCTCGGCCGACACCGTGCTCACCTTCCGCAACGCCCACAACTGGGTCGACGCCGGGAGCGCTCCCGCGTACTTCAAGGCGTTCTTCGCCGTGCTCAAGCCGGGCGGCGTGCTCGGCGTGGTCGATCACCGCGCGAAGCCGGGCACCAACCTCGAGATCCAGAAGAAGTCGGGCTACCTCACCGAGGCGCTGGTCATCGAACTCGCCCAGAACGCCGGCTTCCAGCTCGAGGGCAAGAGCGAGGTCAACGCCAACCCGAAGGACACCGCCGATCACCCCAACGGCGTGTGGACGCTGCCCCCCGCCAACCGTCACGACGCCGCAGATGACGAGAAGTACAAGGCCACCGGCGAGAGCGACCGCATGACCCTGCGCTTCGTCAAGCCGCGCAACTGA
- a CDS encoding isochorismatase family protein — MEGWSSRRRRRGGGGRPPARTGPPSRRAGGPRGAPTPGGLFDPRGPGSAFVPAVAPIDGEVVVTKGLPNSFAGTPLHDRLKAIGRPELIIVGFMTHMCVSATARAALDLGYRGTVVAAAMATRDLPDPLGGVLSAAELQRAELAALGDRYAVAWRGRCARPSCLPLCSSEGGQGRGVPQGVVPSRVPARRAALLAPSAALLGSCAPALTLHLASLPPIRRGRAACGEPLRGRRPLRHGVAGGGRARLRFGLRRGVRPARRRSTRGTSPTQH, encoded by the coding sequence GTGGAGGGGTGGTCGAGCCGGCGTCGACGCCGCGGTGGCGGAGGCCGCCCGCCTGCTCGAACTGGCCCGCCGTCGCGGCGTGCCGGTGGTCCACGTGGCGCACCCACGCCCGGCGGCCTGTTCGATCCGCGGGGGCCGGGCAGCGCCTTCGTTCCCGCCGTCGCCCCCATCGACGGCGAGGTGGTGGTGACCAAGGGCCTGCCCAACTCCTTTGCTGGCACACCCCTGCACGACCGACTGAAGGCCATCGGCCGGCCGGAGCTGATCATCGTCGGCTTCATGACGCATATGTGCGTGTCGGCCACGGCGCGCGCCGCGCTCGATCTCGGCTACCGCGGCACCGTGGTGGCCGCCGCCATGGCGACCCGCGACCTGCCTGACCCGCTGGGCGGCGTGCTCTCCGCCGCGGAGCTTCAACGCGCGGAGTTGGCGGCGCTAGGGGACCGCTACGCGGTGGCCTGGCGCGGCCGCTGTGCACGCCCCAGCTGCCTGCCGCTCTGCTCAAGCGAGGGCGGCCAGGGCAGGGGTGTGCCCCAAGGGGTTGTACCGTCCCGTGTACCGGCGCGGCGCGCGGCCTTGCTGGCCCCGTCAGCGGCCCTCCTCGGCTCCTGCGCTCCAGCCCTCACCCTCCACCTGGCTTCTCTCCCGCCTATACGCCGAGGGCGCGCTGCATGCGGAGAACCGCTCCGAGGGCGGCGCCCGCTTCGTCATGGGGTTGCCGGCGGCGGGCGAGCCCGTCTCCGCTTCGGCCTCCGCCGCGGCGTGAGGCCCGCGCGGCGCCGGTCCACTCGCGGAACATCTCCTACTCAACATTGA